One genomic window of Fusarium keratoplasticum isolate Fu6.1 chromosome 3, whole genome shotgun sequence includes the following:
- a CDS encoding Trihydroxytoluene oxygenase encodes MPIPEHDSRIRLLATAYVDYSHADLDAAKTFLQDFGMTIVEDRGDRVYFAGYGTEPYIYVARKAEKSAFGGAAYEVESRRELERATEIPSASPISKLDGPGGGEIVTLTDPMGHKVHLVAGQVKKEAVPVNLEKLTVNYEDDKPRKGRFQRFEPGPAPVHRWGHYGVTYTPGKYQETFNWYTKYLALAVSDVVYKDDQPITCFFHIDRGLEFTDHHAFFFKPAKPGQELNVAHAAFEVHDFDIQQLGHQHLKGKGYQLCWGVGRHVLGSQIFDYWFDPSKFVLEHYADGDLVNSETKIAKVPAGPDALSVWGPPVPQVF; translated from the exons ATGCCTATCCCAGAACATGACAGCCGAATCCGTCTCTTGGCGACGGCCTATGTAGACTATTCCCATGCTGATCTCGACGCAGCAAAGACTTTTCTCCAAGACTTTGGCATGACAATTGTCGAGGATCGCGGCGATCGAGTTTACTTTGCCGGCTACGGGACCGAGCCATACATCTACGTTGCCCGCAAGGCCGAAAAGAGTGCATTCGGCGGTGCCGCATACGAGGTCGAGTCACGAAGGGAGCTTGAAAGAGCCACTGAGATCCCCTCCGCTTCCCCGATCTCCAAGCTCGATGGTCCCGGCGGAGGCGAGATAGTCACCCTCACGGACCCCATGGGACACAAGGTCCACCTTGTTGCTGGCCaagtcaagaaggaggcggTCCCTGTGAATCTCGAGAAACTAACCGTCAACTACGAAGACGATAAGCCACGCAAAGGCAGGTTCCAGAGATTTGAACCCGGCCCGGCGCCTGTGCACCGATGGGGCCACTACGGGGTCACATACACTCCGGGGAAATACCAGGAGACCTTCAACTGGTACACCAAGTACCTTGCCCTGGCCGTTTCGGATGTGGTGTACAAGGACGACCAGCCAATCACTTGCTTCTTCCATATCGACCGGGGCCTAGAGTTCACCGATCACcatgccttcttcttcaagccaGCCAAGCCTGGACAGGAGCTGAACGTGGCCCACGCTGCATTTGAGGTCCACGACTTTGATATACAGCAGCTTGGGCACCAGCACCTGAAGGGGAAGGGCTACCAGCTCTGCTGGGGAGTTGGCAGA CACGTCCTAGGAAGCCAAATCTTTGACTACTGGTTCGACCCTAGCAAATTCGTTCTT GAACACTACGCCGACGGTGACCTTGTCAACTCGGAGACAAAGATTGCCAAAGTGCCTGCAGGCCCTGATGCCTTGTCTGTGTGGGGTCCGCCTGTTCCACAAGTGTTTTGA
- a CDS encoding FAA-hydrolase domain-containing protein, whose amino-acid sequence MPTSTIHPAWDRLIRYLPQGGSNQVRWGEPILKDEQSDMAKLSEQGQLQVKVLEGPNFLDAKPTGQTETVGKLLGPVTAQDVPIIRCIGLNYKTHILETGRPLPTCPTIFTKPSPSVADYNEDIPIPVIAQGQCDYEGELVFVIGKDAKNVREEDALEYVAAYTVGNDVSARDWQREPGKAGPVPQWSFSKSFDKYAPVGPGLVSSRLLGDAGNLDLKTIVNGQVRQHGHTSDLCFGVRKLVAFCSQGQTLQRGTLVMTGTPGGVGLFMKPPVFLKSGDVVEVEIEKIGRLTNRIVFEKE is encoded by the exons atgcCCACCTCGACTATTCACCCAGCCTGGGATCGATTGATCCGCTACCTCCCGCAAGGCGGCTCGAACCAAGTTCGCTGGGGCGAACCCATCTTGAAGGATGAACAAAGcgacatggccaagctctctgaacaaggccagctgcaggtcaaagtcctcgaggGTCCAAACTTTCTAGACGCAAAGCCCACCGGGCAGACTGAGACCGTCGGAAAGCTGCTGGGACCAGTCACGGCACAGGATGTCCCCATCATTCGATGCATCGGTCTGAACTACAAGACACACA TTCTCGAAACCGGACGCCCACTGCCCACATGCCCCACGATCTTTACAAAGCCCAGCCCTTCGGTAGCAGATTATAACGAGGATATTcccatccccgtcatcgcCCAGGGCCAGTGCGACTACGAAGGCGAGCTGGTCTTTGTCATTGGCAAGGACGCAAAGAACGTccgcgaggaggatgccCTCGAATACGTCGCGGCATACACCGTAGGAAATGATGTTTCAGCTCGCGACTGGCAGCGGGAACCTGGCAAGGCTGGGCCCGTTCCACAATGGAGCTTTAGCAAATCCTTTGACAAGTACGCCCCGGTTGGCCCCGGTCTGGTATCTTCCCGGCTTCTTGGGGATGCGGGGAATCTAGACTTGAAGACGATTGTCAACGGGCAAGTCCGCCAGCATGGCCACACGTCGGACTTGTGCTTTGGCGTGCGGAAACTTGTAGCCTTTTGTAGTCAGGGACAGACGCTTCAGCGGGGAACGCTGGTGATGACGGGGACACCCGGTGGCGTGGGTTTGTTCATGAAGCCGCCTGTGTTCCTGAAGAGCggtgatgttgtcgaggttgagattgAAAAGATTGGAAGGTTGACGAACCGTATCGTGTTTGAGAAGGAATAA
- a CDS encoding FAD-binding-3 domain-containing protein, with protein sequence MNQRFNMEVPVLIIGTGPSGATTALLLARMGIKSMVVSKHKSTANTPRAHIFNQRAMEVLRDAGLEPKFRDLATPADDMQHTSWLNTLTGEEYGRLWAWGNKPEQRGDYIAASPCVMSDIPQTVLEPVIVEEAKRLGADFRFHTEFVKLQEIEGGVATVLRDRGSKEEYAVTSRFLVGADGARSAVLTQLGIPIHGRQVNTAFNVHIRADLTKYLAHRPGSLNWVLNTQAPEWSAVGNFRMVRPWNEFVVSMHPATKDPTSFQPTHESLKARLHEMIGDSSVDIQILSYFSWSINDQVAERWHQGRVFCIGDATHRHPPINGLGSNTCISDAFNLSWKLAYVLKGLAAPSLLETLTVERKPVGDGIVRRANDGMEAHRRLWDVLGLDPESRDKATKVLASANPEGAGLRRQLRDAMEATEDEVQALGIQMNQVYKESTAVLAEPDDEPPNFGHLNAIRQVFVSTYPGYHLPHVWLAADAMSPRISTLDLSGDGAFTLFTGIGGEDWIKAAKKISVETGVKVTGYSIGFHCDYMDCYRHWVRVRGVDEDGAVLVRPDHFVAWRSRRLMSDP encoded by the exons ATGAATCAACGCTTCAATATGGAAGTCCCCGTTTTGATCATTGGTACTGGCCCTTCGGGGGCCACGACCGCCCTCCTGCTCGCGCGAATGGGGATCAAATCGATGGTGGTCTCCAAGCACAAGAGCACGGCCAACACCCCCCGGGCACACATCTTCAACCAAAGAGCAATGGAGGTGCTGAGAGATGCTGGCCTCGAGCCAAAGTTTCGAGATCTAGCAACGCCCGCTGATG ATATGCAACACACTTCGTGGCTCAACACTCTGACTGGCGAGGAGTACGGTCGCCTCTGGGCCTGGGGGAATAAGCCAGAACAGCGTGGTGACTACATTGCCGCAAGCCCATGCGTCATGTCTGACATCCCCCAGACGGTTCTTGAGCCTGTCATTGTCGAAGAGGCTAAGCGACTCGGGGCCGACTTCAGATTCCACACCGAATTTGTCAAGCTTCAGGAGATCGAGGGCGGAGTTGCTACCGTTCTCCGCGATCGAGGCAGCAAAGAGGAATACGCTGTTACATCGAGATTCCTCGTGGGCGCCGATGGGGCCAGGAGCGCTGTTCTCACACAACTAGGAATTCCCATCCACGGACGCCAAGTCAACACGGCCTTCAACGTCCACATCCGAGCTGATCTCACCAAGTACTTGGCACACAGACCTGGAAGCTTGAATTGGGTCCTGAACACTCAAGCACCCGAGTGGTCCGCCGTGGGGAACTTCCGCATGGTTAGGCCATGGAACGAGTTTGTGGTTTCCATGCACCCTGCCACCAAGGACCCGACCTCGTTCCAGCCGACCCACGAGTCTCTCAAGGCCCGTCTGCATGAGATGATTGGGGACTCTAGCGTCGACATTCAGATCCTGTCTTACTTCTCGTGGTCCATCAATGACCAGGTCGCCGAGAGGTGGCACCAAGGACGTGTCTTTTGCATCGGCGACGCTACGCACCGTCACCCACCCATCAACGGTCTCGGCAGCAACACGTGCATTTCCGACGCCTTCAACCTCTCCTGGAAGCTGGCATACGTTCTAAAGGGTCTTGCCGCGCCCTCTTTGCTCGAGACCTTGACGGTAGAGAGGAAGCCTGTCGGCGACGGCATCGTCCGCCGGGCCAACGACGGAATGGAAGCTCATCGACGACTCTGGGACGTCCTGGGCCTCGACCCCGAAAGTCGAGACAAGGCGACAAAGGTGCTAGCCTCTGCCAACCCCGAAGGCGCGGGGTTACGACGACAACTCCGTGACGCCATGGAGgcgaccgaggatgaggttcaGGCGCTGGGTATACAGATGAACCAAGTCTACAAGGAGTCAACCGCAGTCTTGGCAGAGCCAGATGACGAGCCTCCTAACTTTGGCCATCTGAATGCCATCAGGCAAGTGTTCGTCTCCACGTATCCCGGATACCACTTGCCTCATGTCTGGCTGGCAGCAGACGCAATGTCGCCCCGGATATCGACGCTGGACTTGAGCGGTGACGGCGCCTTTACTCTTTTCACGGGCATCGGGGGGGAAGATTGGatcaaggcagccaagaaaATTAGCGTAGAGACTGGCGTGAAAGTCACTGGATACTCAATTGGTTTCCACTGCGACTACATGGATTGCTACCGTCATTGGGTGCGAGTCAGGGGcgtggatgaggatggcgcTGTACTGGTTCGGCCGGACCACTTTGTAGCCTGGAGGTCCCGTAGATTAATGAGCGATCCATAG
- a CDS encoding Fumarylacetoacetase, with protein sequence MSWLSIPSGSHFSIANIPFGVISTSSNASPRPAIAIGDHVLDLDAFARGGGFEGSSDIQKHVDVFSQPALNAFAALGRPFHRAVRSYLQEVFAKDSKHAAVLKDNQKLQDASLLKRSDVTNHLPLTIGDYTDFYAGKNHAYNVGVLFRGPANALQPNYTHLPVAYHGRASSVVPSGTPIRRPWGQILRAGNKTPDLAPCERLDLELEMGMFICRENTLGSPVPVDEAEEHIFGYVLMNDWSARDIQAWEYVPLGPFTAKNLGTSISPWVVLADALEGAKGPGIKNDNELLPYLKQKVQDNVLGIDLEVDLITAAGNKTTISRTNSKNLLWSWPQMIAHHTITGCNLRPGDLFGSGTISGTESGTEGSILEQTQGGKVPIQLSGGEERKFLQDGDTLVIRGSFGSGDSVVGFGEVSGTVQPPLPLFK encoded by the exons ATGTCGTGGCTATCGATTCCTTCGGGCTCTCACTTCTCAATCGCCAACATCCCCTTTGGCGTCATCTCCACCTCTTCAAACGCATCCCCAAGACCAGCCATTGCGATCGGTGATCATGTTCTAGATCTTGATGCTTTTGCCCGCGGGGGAGGCTTTGAGGGAAGCTCAGACATTCAGAAGCACGTCGACGTCTTCTCGCAACCTGCCCTCAATGCCTTTGCCGCCCTAGGTCGCCCGTTTCATCGCGCTGTTCGCAGCTACCTCCAGGAAgtctttgccaaggataGCAAGCATGCGGCAGTGTTGAAGGACAACCAGAAGCTTCAAGATGCATCTCTCTTGAAGCGATCAGATGTGACGAACCATTTGCCGCTCACGATTGGTGACTACACCGACTTCTATGCTGGCAAGAACCACGCCTACAATGTCGGCGTTCTCTTCCGTGGACCTGCCAACGCCCTTCAGCCTAACTATACGCATCTCCCCGTCGCTTATCACGGAAGAGCCAGCAGCGTGGTTCCATCCGGTACACCAATTCGACGACCATGGGGTCAAATCCTTCGAGCCGGTAACAAGACCCCCGATCTCGCCCCTTGCGAGAGGCTCGATcttgagctggagatggGCATGTTCATCTGCCGCGAGAACACACTCGGAAGCCCTGTTCCtgtcgatgaggctgaagagcaCATCTTTGGTTACGTGCTCATGAATGACTGGAGTGCACGAGACATTCAGGCCTGGGAGTATGTGCCGCTTGGCCCCTTTACCGCCAAGAACCTGGGTACGAGCATCAGTCCTTGGGTTGTGTTGGCCGATGCTCTTGAGGGAGCCAAGGGACCTGGCATCAAGAACGACAACGAGCTTCTGCCTTACCTGAAGCAAAAGGTGCAGGACAATGTGCTGGGCATTGATCTTGAGGTGGATCTTATTA CTGCCGCCGGAAACAAGACGACAATCAGCCGAACCAACTCCAAGAACCTCCTCTGGTCATGGCCACAGATGATCGCCCACCACACCATCACCGGCTGCAACCTCCGACCAGGTGACTTGTTCGGCTCAGGCACAATCTCTGGTACCGAGTCTGGCACTGAAGGAAGCATCCTGGAACAGACCCAGGGCGGCAAGGTTCCTATTCAACTCAGCGGTGGCGAAGAACGCAAGTT